DNA sequence from the Gordonia polyisoprenivorans genome:
TGATTTTGCGGCTACGATCGCCGCTATGGCTGATACCGATGCCGCGCCCGCAACCGTGCCGCGTACGCAGGCGCAACGCTCGGCGGCGACGCGGGAGAAGGTGCTCGACGCGACGATCGCCTCACTGATCGAGCGGGGATACGGGGCGACAAGCACTCAGGAGGTCAACCGCCGGGCCGGGGTGTCGCGCGGGGCGCTGCTGCACCAGTTCCCCACGCGGGAGGCTCTCGTGGTTGCCGCGATCGGACGCCTCGTCGATCGACGTAAGGCCGAGATCATCGAACGCGCCGGCAGCGGTGCGGAGGATCTGACGCTGCTCCTCGAGGTGTTCGACGGACCGCTCTTCTACGCCGCACTGGAATTGTGGGTGGCCGCCCGCACCGACCCGGTCCTGCGGGAAGCGTTGATCCCGGTGGAGGAGCGGATCGCCGGTGAACTCGTCACCACCGGTGTCGCGGTATTCGGCGGCCGGTATTCGACCGAACAGATCGAGCTGGCCGCCGAACTGGCGCGCGGCCTGGCGATCTCACGTCTGTTGCGCGAGCCCGACGCCGACCGCGAGTTCGCGCGTCGGATGATCACCACGCTGATGGAGGCATTGAACCGATGAGCACGAACCCTGTAGCGGAACCCGATGTGCTGATCGTCGGCGTCGGATTCGGTGGCCTTGCCGCGCTGCATCGTCTGCGGACCGACCATCCGGATCTGACGGTGATGGCGGTCGAACGCGCCGAGAGTCCCGGTGGCGTGTGGCGCGACAACAGCTATCCGGGTGCCGCCTGCGACGTGCCCACCTCGTTGTACTCGTTGTCGTTCGCCGACAACCCGGACTGGTCTCATACCTACGGACGTGGATGGGAGATCAAGAACTACGCCGAGTCCGTCGCCGCCGAGTTCGTTGATCAGATCCGGTACGGATGCGAAGTGCTCTCTGCCACATGGGACTCCGACGAGCAGCGTTGGTGCGTCGAGACCTCCGAGGGTCCGATACGTTCCCGCTTTGTCATCGCGGCACCCGGTGCGTTGTCGGCGCCGACGATACCTGCGGTCCAGGGGCTCGACGCCTACGAAGGCACCGTCTTCCACACGGCTGCATGGGATCACGCGCACGACCTGACGGGTAGGCGGGTTGCGGTGATCGGTAGCGGGGCGTCGGCGATCCAGGTGGTTCCCGAGATCGTCGACAAGGTGGCCGAACTCGTGGTGTTCCAGCGCACGCCCTCGTGGGTCATCCCGCGTCTGGACCGCACCATCGGACCGATGGAACGAGCTGTCTATCAACGATTCCCGAAGGCGCACCGGGCCGCCCGGAAGTTCACGTGGCTCACCCACGAATTCCATGTGTTCGCGATGGCGCACCACCAACGAGTCCTCCGCGCGTTTCGCGCGATCTCGCTCGCGCACCTGCGTCGGCAGGTCACCGATCCGGGGTTGCGCCGGCGACTCACACCGGACTTCAGCATCGGTTGCAAGCGGATCCTGATCAGCAACAAGTGGTATCCGGCGCTGGCGCATCCGCGCACCAGGGTGACCGGTGCTCTCTCCTCGCTGACGCCGACCAGTGCGGTGAGCGCCGACGGTACCGAATTCGACGTCGACACCGTCGTTTTCGCGACGGGTTTCACCCCGACGAGTCCTCCGTTGGCGAAAGTCATCGTTGGGCGCGATGGTCGGCGACTCGATGAGGTGTGGCACGGTTCGCCGAGCGCATACCGCGGCGTCGAGGTCCCCGATTTCCCGAATCTCTTTCTGCTGTACGGACCCAACACCAATCTCGGCCATTCGTCGATCATCCTGATGCTCGAAGCCCAGGCCTACTACATCGGGCAAGCCCTGACGCACCTGAAAGCCGTAGACGCACCAACCGTCGAGGTCACCGAGGCGGCGCACGACGCCTACGTCGCCGATATCGACGCCCAGCTGAGTGGCACCGTCTGGAATTCCGGTGGTTGTGGCAGCTGGTATATCGACTCGACCGGCCGCAACTCGGTGATGTGGCCGACCTACACCGGCACCTACCGCCGCATGATGTCGCACTTCGACCCCGCCGACCACGTCCTCGGTGTGCCCGCCCCGGTCCGCGAACTGCTGGCTCGCTCGTGACGTCCTGCGGTCCGAATCCAGCGTCATAGCAGGTGGTCTCGAGGCTCGCCGCACGCGGCTCGCACCTCGACCATCGGGGGGACCGGTCCCTCCCGGATTGCCGTCCCACCCCGCGCGGGAATGCTCCAGCCCGTCCCATCCCGGTGGTCGAGGTGCCGAGGAGCGTTAGCGACGAGCCTCGAGACCCTTTGTGTCGAAGGGGTTTCCGGGCCACGGGTGGCGCGACATCGCAACCATTGGGGGTGTTCCCATCCCGGTGGTCGAGGTGCCGAGGAGCGTTAGCGACGAGCCTCGAGACCCTTTGTGTCGAAGGGGTTTCCGGGCCACGGGTGGCGCGACATCGCAACCATTGGGGGTGTTCCCATCCCGGTGGTCGAGGTGCCGAGGAGCGTTAGCGACGAGCCTCGAGGCCCCTTGTGTCGACAGGCTTCCGGTCCACGGTGGTTCGGTTCCAGCTCTGCTGCAAGTGGTCTCGAGGCTCGCCGCACGCGGCTCGCACCTCGACCATCGGGTGGTGACCCCCGCCCTCCGGGGGTCACCACCGTGGGATTTCACTATGGAGTTCTCAAACAACAGATGCGGTCCCGGCCGGCCGGGTGCAGGGAATCAGGTAGTGGGGCAGCGTAGGTCAGGCTGCTGCGTCGTTGAGTCGCATGGTGCGTCGGTGGTAGGACGGCACTGGTTGTCGTTTCGGATCGACGCTGGCGGGTGGGATCAGCCAGGGGTGTCGGTCGAATCCCATGATGATGTCCCAGCCGTGGTGGTGGATGTCGTCGTGGCAGCTGGTGCAGAGGAGGCAGCCGTTGTCGAGGTCGGTGGGACCACCCTTGCTCCAGTGGACGAGGTGGTGTCCTTGGCAGCGGCCGGCGTGGGTTCCGCATTTGATACATCCACGGTCACGGACCAACAACGCTTTGCGTTGGCCTGGGGTGAAGAAGCGTTTCTCTTCACCAACACTGAGGGGTACACCGTTCGGATCGAGGATAATTTTGGTGATCGTCGTGTCACACGACAGCAACTTGGCGGTGGCTTCGGTGATCGCGCCCATATTCTGCAAGTCGCCGCCGAGTGCCGGGTTGTCGGCCGACCAGGTCCACAACAGGCCGTTGGTCGGTTTGGCCGAGAAGGTGGTGTCCGCCAATCCTTGTGCCGCAAGTTCGACGATCGTCTCAAACGCGGCAGCACAGATCTGCTCAGGTGTCCGCGGATCCGGGGACCCGTCGGGTTGGGGCTTTGGTTTGGACAAGGTTTCCATCAGGGTGCGGGTTTTCTCGCCGGCCACGATGTCGAGGTTCGCTGAGATTTCCAGCCGTCCGTCGTCGGTGATGCGGTCGGTGTAGCTGTTGATGTTCTTGTCCTCGGCGGCAGGTAACCCGCCCGGTGTGTCGGCCGCCAATTCGTTTCCGAGTTGCCGTGCGTAGAGGTTGATTTCGGCGGGGGTGAATCCGGCGAAGTAGTGTGACAGCAGTTTCTGCAGGTATTCGCAGCGTTGGACGGTGTCCATAGGTTCGGGGGAGCGGGTGTCGATGTGCGCCAGTCCGCGGACGATGGCGTCGGCGTGTTCGGAAGAAATGGATCCGTCCGCGGCATGCGCCAACAACAGATTTACATCGGTGGTGCCGGCGACCCGCACATACCGACCTGCGACCGAGGGCGCGAAACCCATGCTGATCAACAGTTCTCGCAGTCGGGTGGTTTTGTGATCGGCGACGCCCAGCCGGTCCAGTTCGCCGGTGAGGGTGGTGGCGTGGTGATCGATCAGGTCTCGCAGCAGCAGGACCTGCTTCATTGCACCGAAGGCTTGGGGTCCGGTCATGTCCGGGTTCCATTGCAGGTCGCTGAGTTGGGTGACGATGGTGGCGAAGACTGCTTCGGCGTCAACGGTTTCCGCGTCAAGAATGGTAGTGGATTCGATCATGGGCCCCTCCCCGGTGGCTGATCGGTGTGATAGGTCCAGTCTACAGGAAAGTATGTTCGATGCAAGGGGTATTGCCGATCAATTGTGCTTGTGGACAACGTGTTTCGGTGTCAACTTTCTGTCGGTGGGGTGTGGTAGGGGGTGTGTTTTTCGCTTGTCTTGCTTTCGATGTGGTTGGGGGGCTTGTTGTCTCGCCGGGTCTCGAGGCTCGCCGCACGCGGCTCGCACCTCGACCATCGAGGGAAGAGGGGTTCGCGACGGCCGGGTGGGGCGGGTTTATTCGACCATCGGGGAAGAGGGTCTCGAGGCCCGGCGCCTGGGCGCCGTGCACCTCGACCATTGGGAGAAGCGGCGTCGGCTCCCGGGCTGACGAGATCAGAAAAGGCTATCGGGCCGAACGTAATTGGCGAGGTCGACGAGGAGGAAACGGTTGTCGCGGTTGTTGCGCATCTGTCGGGCGAGGGTGCGCAGCGAGCGCTCGGTACCGGCACGCAGGCCGCGCTCGGTGAAGGGAACGCCGAGAAGTGTGCTGGGTTCGCCCGACTCGTCGGGATGCTCCATGATCCACCCCATCGCGGTACCGAGGACGATCAGTTGCAGACGCGATTTCCTCGGCTCGGAGTCGGGCATCGCCTCCAGGCGTCGTGCCGCCTCGACGAGCTGACGCTTCTGTACGAGTTCGGGGGCGCGTCCGTGGACGAGGGCGAGGACGGCGGTGGCACGAGCGGTGTT
Encoded proteins:
- a CDS encoding TetR/AcrR family transcriptional regulator, which produces MADTDAAPATVPRTQAQRSAATREKVLDATIASLIERGYGATSTQEVNRRAGVSRGALLHQFPTREALVVAAIGRLVDRRKAEIIERAGSGAEDLTLLLEVFDGPLFYAALELWVAARTDPVLREALIPVEERIAGELVTTGVAVFGGRYSTEQIELAAELARGLAISRLLREPDADREFARRMITTLMEALNR
- a CDS encoding flavin-containing monooxygenase, which translates into the protein MSTNPVAEPDVLIVGVGFGGLAALHRLRTDHPDLTVMAVERAESPGGVWRDNSYPGAACDVPTSLYSLSFADNPDWSHTYGRGWEIKNYAESVAAEFVDQIRYGCEVLSATWDSDEQRWCVETSEGPIRSRFVIAAPGALSAPTIPAVQGLDAYEGTVFHTAAWDHAHDLTGRRVAVIGSGASAIQVVPEIVDKVAELVVFQRTPSWVIPRLDRTIGPMERAVYQRFPKAHRAARKFTWLTHEFHVFAMAHHQRVLRAFRAISLAHLRRQVTDPGLRRRLTPDFSIGCKRILISNKWYPALAHPRTRVTGALSSLTPTSAVSADGTEFDVDTVVFATGFTPTSPPLAKVIVGRDGRRLDEVWHGSPSAYRGVEVPDFPNLFLLYGPNTNLGHSSIILMLEAQAYYIGQALTHLKAVDAPTVEVTEAAHDAYVADIDAQLSGTVWNSGGCGSWYIDSTGRNSVMWPTYTGTYRRMMSHFDPADHVLGVPAPVRELLARS
- a CDS encoding HNH endonuclease, with protein sequence MIESTTILDAETVDAEAVFATIVTQLSDLQWNPDMTGPQAFGAMKQVLLLRDLIDHHATTLTGELDRLGVADHKTTRLRELLISMGFAPSVAGRYVRVAGTTDVNLLLAHAADGSISSEHADAIVRGLAHIDTRSPEPMDTVQRCEYLQKLLSHYFAGFTPAEINLYARQLGNELAADTPGGLPAAEDKNINSYTDRITDDGRLEISANLDIVAGEKTRTLMETLSKPKPQPDGSPDPRTPEQICAAAFETIVELAAQGLADTTFSAKPTNGLLWTWSADNPALGGDLQNMGAITEATAKLLSCDTTITKIILDPNGVPLSVGEEKRFFTPGQRKALLVRDRGCIKCGTHAGRCQGHHLVHWSKGGPTDLDNGCLLCTSCHDDIHHHGWDIIMGFDRHPWLIPPASVDPKRQPVPSYHRRTMRLNDAAA